A genomic region of Patescibacteria group bacterium contains the following coding sequences:
- a CDS encoding lytic murein transglycosylase, with amino-acid sequence MMIIYHKNRIFKVASWALLVSFLFSIFSGINPLLGQVSIVLGAEDLVKTCQTLLDDDSGGCGSLSEEQCQETLNKCLEFYQAQSSYYEDKVGETQKEAKTLQNKISIFKNKISGLNNEIYRSNLMVKDLNLQIGDTQASIGVSTAQIEDSRLKLAELLRTIYEQDQRSLLEIMLAENELSDFFDELAALEALNIKNQELLGHIRSLKVQLEVEEGALTKEKGELEQLVVVSTLQKQESQKLQKEQESILQTTKGREDLYQAYIKETQVKASEIRKRIFQLAQVSEEEAPSYEEAYAIAKYVETITGVRPALLLGLMQTESAIGKNVGQCNCSTRSYCRYPDIGYKEVMHSGQWDAFLQITEGLGMDIGTTPISCSISGGKVQWGGAMGPAQFMPNTWLNPSNPDKGYKKRVENIVGGTANPWRVRDAFLAAGLYLSDWGAGSQKLQKEVGAVTAYLCGTSVMTSRCQTAGGYSYRNQVMNNASEWEDWIEEGVF; translated from the coding sequence ATGATGATTATTTATCACAAAAATAGGATTTTTAAGGTTGCGAGTTGGGCACTTTTGGTGTCTTTTTTATTTTCCATATTCAGCGGGATTAATCCTTTGCTTGGACAGGTATCTATTGTTTTGGGAGCAGAGGATTTGGTAAAAACATGCCAAACATTATTAGATGATGATAGTGGCGGGTGTGGGTCTTTGTCAGAAGAACAATGCCAAGAGACGCTTAATAAATGTTTGGAGTTTTATCAGGCGCAAAGCTCATATTATGAGGATAAAGTTGGTGAAACGCAAAAAGAGGCAAAGACATTGCAGAATAAAATTTCTATTTTTAAGAACAAAATCAGTGGGCTGAATAATGAAATCTATAGAAGTAATTTGATGGTCAAAGACCTTAATTTACAGATTGGCGATACTCAAGCATCCATCGGAGTAAGTACAGCGCAGATAGAGGACTCAAGATTAAAGTTAGCAGAGCTGTTGAGGACAATTTATGAGCAGGACCAGCGCTCTCTTTTGGAAATTATGCTTGCTGAAAACGAATTATCTGATTTTTTTGACGAGTTGGCAGCGCTTGAAGCATTGAATATAAAAAATCAGGAGCTGTTGGGGCATATTAGGTCATTAAAGGTTCAATTAGAAGTTGAAGAGGGCGCGCTTACCAAAGAAAAGGGGGAGCTTGAGCAGTTAGTTGTGGTGAGCACTCTACAGAAACAAGAGAGTCAGAAATTACAAAAAGAACAGGAGTCCATCTTGCAAACCACAAAAGGCAGAGAGGATTTATATCAGGCATATATTAAAGAAACCCAGGTAAAAGCGTCTGAAATAAGAAAAAGAATTTTTCAATTAGCCCAAGTTTCAGAAGAAGAAGCGCCAAGCTATGAAGAGGCCTATGCAATAGCGAAATATGTGGAGACAATTACCGGAGTTAGGCCAGCTCTTTTGTTGGGATTAATGCAGACAGAATCAGCTATAGGGAAAAATGTCGGACAATGCAATTGTTCTACTCGTTCGTATTGCAGATATCCTGATATTGGATATAAAGAAGTTATGCATTCAGGTCAGTGGGACGCATTTTTACAAATTACCGAAGGACTGGGAATGGACATTGGCACAACGCCGATTTCCTGCTCTATAAGCGGAGGCAAGGTCCAATGGGGAGGCGCAATGGGGCCTGCGCAGTTTATGCCTAATACTTGGTTAAATCCCTCTAACCCGGATAAGGGATATAAGAAGAGGGTGGAAAATATTGTTGGTGGAACAGCTAATCCGTGGAGAGTTAGAGATGCTTTTTTAGCAGCTGGTCTTTATTTGAGTGATTGGGGAGCTGGGAGCCAAAAACTCCAAAAAGAAGTAGGCGCTGTGACTGCCTACCTATGCGGGACAAGCGTTATGACCAGCCGTTGTCAAACAGCTGGGGGCTATTCATATAGAAATCAAGTGATGAATAATGCTTCTGAATGGGAGGATTGGATAGAAGAGGGAGTGTTTTAA
- the prfA gene encoding peptide chain release factor 1, whose translation MENLEKLKQEYEAILEQLAQAEKSLDWEEFGKLNKQKEAYVSLVKKQDELKKIDDQIIDAEKILTTEKDIQIVALAQEEKENLLKQKQKLEKEIGKGFREISGEGEDPNAIIVEIRAGTGGEEASLFASNLFFMYSKYAESKNWGVMLLDQHKTGLGGFKEVIFQINGDQAFSKMKNEAGVHRVQRIPTTEKMGRIHTSTASVAILPKPNKSQIQIKPDEIQIDTYKSSGAGGQNVNKRETAIRITHIPTGLVVTSQTERNQLQNKENALSILQARLLERQIKEQAQKQGSDRKGQIGQAMRAEKIRTYNFPQSRITDHRIKKTWHNLEQVMAGALDDIASELEISS comes from the coding sequence ATGGAAAATTTAGAAAAACTTAAACAAGAATATGAGGCAATATTGGAACAACTCGCGCAGGCCGAGAAGTCCTTGGATTGGGAAGAGTTTGGTAAATTGAACAAACAAAAAGAAGCGTATGTTTCGCTCGTCAAAAAACAAGACGAATTAAAAAAGATTGACGACCAAATTATTGACGCTGAAAAAATACTCACAACTGAAAAAGATATTCAGATTGTTGCTTTAGCGCAGGAGGAAAAAGAAAATCTTTTGAAACAAAAACAAAAATTGGAAAAAGAAATTGGGAAAGGATTTAGAGAAATCAGCGGAGAAGGAGAAGACCCAAATGCGATTATTGTGGAAATTCGGGCTGGTACCGGCGGAGAAGAGGCATCTTTGTTCGCTTCCAATTTATTTTTTATGTATTCAAAATACGCTGAATCCAAAAACTGGGGAGTAATGCTCCTTGACCAACATAAAACAGGGCTCGGAGGATTCAAAGAAGTTATTTTCCAAATTAATGGAGACCAAGCATTTTCTAAAATGAAAAATGAGGCAGGCGTACATAGAGTTCAAAGGATTCCAACTACAGAAAAAATGGGAAGGATACACACATCTACCGCTTCTGTGGCGATATTGCCTAAGCCGAACAAATCCCAAATCCAAATCAAGCCAGATGAAATCCAAATAGATACTTACAAATCTTCTGGCGCAGGAGGACAAAATGTCAACAAAAGAGAAACAGCCATAAGAATTACCCATATACCTACCGGCTTAGTGGTTACTTCTCAAACAGAAAGAAACCAACTCCAAAACAAAGAAAACGCCCTGTCTATTCTCCAAGCCCGACTTTTAGAAAGACAAATCAAAGAACAGGCACAGAAACAGGGTTCTGATAGAAAAGGACAAATCGGACAGGCAATGCGGGCGGAGAAAATAAGGACATATAATTTTCCACAGAGCAGAATCACTGACCACAGAATCAAAAAAACCTGGCACAATTTAGAGCAGGTTATGGCAGGGGCTTTAGACGATATTGCCAGCGAATTAGAAATAAGTTCCTAA
- the rpmE gene encoding 50S ribosomal protein L31, whose amino-acid sequence MAKKDIHPKYYPKTKVHCSCGNSFEVGSTQESIDVEVCSGCHSFYTGKDKVIDSMGQIQKFKKRAAKKEDMKKK is encoded by the coding sequence ATGGCGAAGAAAGATATACATCCGAAATATTATCCAAAAACAAAAGTTCACTGTTCTTGTGGGAACTCTTTTGAAGTCGGCTCAACTCAAGAAAGCATTGATGTAGAGGTATGCTCTGGCTGCCATTCTTTTTATACTGGCAAGGATAAGGTGATTGACTCAATGGGACAAATTCAGAAATTCAAAAAGCGCGCTGCCAAGAAGGAAGATATGAAGAAAAAATAA
- the rpsB gene encoding 30S ribosomal protein S2 has product MPEKEITKPKKTDYGISVDEMAEAGVYFGHRISKCHPKMKPYILGVKGSDHINIIDLEQTKAFLIKALDYIKELTKEGKTILLVGTKIPTKKLVQDTAEACGLPFVVQRWIGGTLTNFKIIRKRIEHFKDLEQKKASGELDKYTKKEQLELDKDMSRLAIKFSGIKDMAKMPDVLFVLDMCRDSLAIKEAKMKGLKIIAIADTNVDPIKVDYPIPANDDAITSVKYILEKVKSVILENNKEK; this is encoded by the coding sequence ATGCCTGAAAAAGAAATTACAAAACCTAAAAAAACAGATTATGGCATCAGCGTTGATGAAATGGCCGAAGCTGGCGTTTATTTCGGTCATCGCATTTCCAAATGCCATCCCAAAATGAAGCCATATATTTTGGGCGTTAAAGGAAGCGACCATATTAATATTATTGACCTTGAACAAACCAAGGCGTTCCTTATCAAGGCCTTAGATTATATCAAGGAACTTACCAAAGAAGGAAAGACCATTCTTTTGGTTGGCACCAAGATTCCGACTAAAAAATTGGTCCAGGATACAGCAGAAGCGTGCGGTTTGCCTTTTGTTGTCCAAAGATGGATAGGCGGAACCCTTACGAATTTTAAAATAATTCGCAAGAGAATTGAGCATTTTAAAGACCTTGAACAAAAGAAGGCGAGTGGAGAGTTGGATAAATACACAAAAAAAGAACAACTTGAACTTGATAAAGACATGAGCCGTTTGGCGATAAAGTTCAGTGGAATAAAAGATATGGCGAAGATGCCCGATGTTTTGTTTGTGCTTGATATGTGCCGAGATTCTTTGGCCATAAAAGAGGCAAAGATGAAAGGGCTTAAAATTATTGCGATTGCGGATACGAATGTTGACCCGATAAAAGTGGATTATCCGATTCCAGCAAATGATGACGCTATAACTTCAGTAAAATATATTTTAGAAAAAGTTAAATCAGTCATTTTAGAAAATAATAAGGAAAAATAA
- a CDS encoding elongation factor Ts: protein MIEVIKKIRQETGVSLALCKKALEEAGRDVEKAKELLRKWGQELASKRSGRGTNQGIIEAYIHSNKKIGVLVDLRCETDFVARNKDFQELAHEIALHVAAMNPLYLSTEDIPLQVVEKEKEIYREQMVKEKKPKEMMEKIIEGKLEKFKKENCLLLQPYVKDAEKTIQGLINDNIAKIGENIILARFVRFEI from the coding sequence ATGATAGAAGTGATTAAAAAAATTCGTCAGGAAACAGGCGTGTCTCTTGCCTTATGCAAGAAAGCGCTTGAAGAAGCGGGGCGAGATGTGGAGAAAGCAAAAGAACTCCTGCGCAAGTGGGGGCAGGAATTGGCAAGCAAGAGAAGCGGGAGAGGAACCAATCAAGGGATTATAGAAGCGTATATTCATTCCAATAAAAAAATTGGCGTGTTGGTTGATTTGAGGTGCGAGACCGATTTTGTGGCAAGGAATAAGGATTTTCAGGAATTAGCTCATGAAATCGCTTTGCATGTTGCGGCGATGAATCCACTCTACTTGAGTACGGAGGACATTCCTTTGCAAGTTGTGGAGAAAGAAAAAGAGATTTACAGGGAGCAGATGGTAAAAGAGAAGAAGCCAAAAGAGATGATGGAAAAAATAATTGAAGGAAAGCTTGAGAAATTCAAAAAAGAAAATTGCCTGCTTTTACAGCCATATGTAAAGGATGCGGAAAAAACGATTCAGGGCCTTATTAATGATAATATTGCCAAGATTGGGGAGAATATAATTTTGGCGAGGTTTGTGCGCTTTGAGATTTAA
- a CDS encoding ROK family protein — translation MSMKKDLAIAIDLGATNLRAGIISKNGKILKQLKTQTPKIKNQPTLLSETIIVLINSLLENYDKKRILGIGVVVPSPIDSKNGEMVNPPNLPYKKVPIVKPLEKYFSIPVALANDCNAAVRAEKYFGAGKKSKNFVYLTISSGIGAGIIADNHQLAGYNESAGEVGHFIVDTEYDLNCSCGKGSGHWEAYCSGSDMPIFFKIWLKSKKIKNKYAVKTSKDIFDLAAIKDKNILNFLKQIGKINARGVSNIIVAYNPEIIIMSGAVVLNNHNLIIPEIKKNVDKFLTLPKIIISPLKENACLIGAASLVFFK, via the coding sequence ATGTCTATGAAAAAAGATTTGGCAATTGCAATAGATTTAGGCGCTACAAATTTGCGAGCTGGAATTATTTCTAAAAATGGAAAAATTTTAAAACAGCTTAAAACACAAACTCCAAAAATTAAAAATCAACCGACCCTCTTATCTGAAACAATTATAGTTTTAATAAATTCTCTTTTGGAAAACTATGACAAAAAAAGAATTTTAGGCATAGGTGTTGTTGTCCCAAGTCCGATTGATTCCAAAAATGGAGAAATGGTAAATCCTCCAAATTTACCATATAAAAAAGTTCCAATTGTGAAGCCATTGGAAAAATATTTTTCAATTCCTGTAGCGCTTGCCAATGATTGCAACGCAGCAGTGCGGGCGGAAAAATATTTTGGAGCTGGAAAAAAATCAAAGAATTTTGTCTATCTCACGATTTCCAGTGGTATAGGCGCAGGCATTATTGCGGACAATCATCAATTGGCCGGATATAATGAAAGTGCTGGAGAAGTCGGACATTTCATAGTGGACACAGAATATGACCTTAATTGTTCGTGTGGAAAGGGTAGTGGCCATTGGGAAGCGTATTGCTCTGGAAGCGATATGCCGATTTTCTTTAAAATTTGGCTAAAATCCAAAAAAATTAAAAACAAGTATGCGGTCAAAACATCAAAGGACATTTTTGACTTGGCCGCAATCAAAGATAAAAATATTCTAAATTTCCTAAAGCAAATCGGGAAAATAAACGCCAGGGGGGTTTCTAATATAATTGTTGCCTATAATCCGGAAATAATTATTATGTCTGGGGCAGTTGTTTTAAATAACCATAACTTGATTATCCCTGAAATAAAAAAGAATGTTGATAAGTTTCTTACTCTCCCCAAAATCATAATCTCTCCTCTCAAAGAAAACGCCTGTCTTATTGGCGCAGCATCTCTTGTATTTTTTAAATAA